The following coding sequences lie in one Metallumcola ferriviriculae genomic window:
- a CDS encoding thiolase domain-containing protein, translated as MQDVAIIGAGQTRYGDFPDNGVKELFAEAYLEMIQSVDKGLDPQQIGSAYIGNLSAGSGYQLGQLAPLLMGHVGLPHAHAVRVENACGSGGYALYSAACAVASGKFDMVIAAGVEKMRDVSSTKGKYWLGVSGDTEYERLAGSTFAGIYALMAKRYMHEYGLKREHLSMVAVKNHRNAVANPKAQFRKEITLDKAMSGVPVADPFNVWDCSPTSDGAAVVLLCNAKIAKQFTDKPVYLKGFGAASDYLAIHDRHTFTSLVAAQKAAAEAYKQANVGPKDINFAEVHDCFTIAEILAYGDLGFCEVGQAQRLLEEGTTQPDGRLPVNASGGLKAKGHPLGATGCGQATEIFKQLRGEAKEPSRQIQNGRIALSHNVGGSGGTAAVFIYQRGDE; from the coding sequence GTGCAAGATGTAGCAATTATCGGTGCAGGGCAAACCCGTTACGGTGATTTTCCGGATAACGGCGTCAAGGAACTGTTTGCCGAAGCTTATTTGGAAATGATCCAAAGTGTGGATAAAGGTTTGGACCCGCAGCAGATTGGCAGTGCATACATCGGTAATTTAAGTGCCGGCAGCGGCTACCAACTGGGACAGCTGGCCCCTTTATTGATGGGGCATGTGGGCTTACCCCACGCTCATGCAGTGCGGGTGGAGAATGCTTGCGGCTCCGGCGGTTATGCTTTATATAGTGCGGCATGTGCTGTGGCTTCAGGTAAATTTGATATGGTCATCGCTGCCGGGGTGGAGAAAATGCGCGATGTATCTTCCACTAAAGGCAAGTACTGGCTTGGCGTCTCGGGGGATACGGAATATGAACGATTGGCGGGTTCTACATTTGCCGGAATTTATGCCTTGATGGCCAAGCGGTATATGCATGAGTACGGGCTTAAAAGAGAACATCTATCTATGGTTGCCGTCAAGAATCATCGTAATGCCGTGGCTAATCCCAAAGCACAGTTTCGGAAGGAAATTACGCTGGATAAAGCAATGAGTGGGGTACCGGTTGCCGACCCATTTAACGTCTGGGACTGTAGCCCCACTTCGGACGGGGCGGCAGTAGTCTTATTATGCAACGCCAAAATAGCCAAACAATTTACCGATAAACCGGTTTATCTAAAAGGATTTGGCGCGGCCAGCGATTATCTGGCAATCCATGATCGGCATACATTTACTAGTCTCGTCGCAGCTCAGAAGGCAGCTGCCGAGGCATATAAACAAGCAAATGTCGGGCCAAAGGATATTAACTTTGCTGAGGTACATGATTGTTTTACCATAGCGGAGATTTTAGCTTATGGTGACCTAGGCTTTTGTGAGGTGGGGCAGGCTCAGCGACTGTTGGAAGAGGGTACTACCCAACCTGATGGCAGGCTGCCTGTAAATGCCAGTGGTGGTCTTAAGGCCAAAGGACATCCCCTTGGTGCCACGGGCTGCGGTCAGGCCACGGAAATATTTAAACAATTGCGAGGCGAGGCCAAGGAGCCCAGCCGTCAAATTCAAAACGGCAGAATTGCCTTATCTCATAATGTGGGCGGTTCCGGCGGCACAGCAGCAGTTTTCATTTATCAGAGGGGGGACGAATGA
- a CDS encoding 3-oxoacyl-[acyl-carrier-protein] synthase III C-terminal domain-containing protein codes for MTKSIIAYGAYLPFLRIKRDEYISSLGSCTAAIKEKTVMDTDEDVVTMAVAAGRKAIRGIDAAEIGALALASSNFPYQEKLAAGTVMEALGLDNSILTGQHSGSTMAGSEAFMAALGLLDQSDKKYALVIISDAPATDAAQDMDHGLGAAACALLLAQDEPGLEFEGVSAHVTESLGLRYRLPGETNLRDIGVKAYGSQAYNNTMSSAITGLLNKLERKAADYKYAVLHQNDIKTAAGLAKKMGFKDEQLQKGVTYDRVGDSGACSPFLGVCTLMDSIGAGEKVIICSYGSGGGSQALSFTCTKQLAGKSFDDDEKRYIDYIQYLKIKKKL; via the coding sequence ATGACTAAAAGTATCATAGCTTATGGAGCTTATCTGCCGTTCCTCCGTATCAAAAGGGATGAATACATCAGTTCTTTGGGAAGCTGCACAGCTGCAATCAAAGAGAAGACGGTCATGGATACCGATGAAGATGTAGTAACCATGGCTGTGGCAGCGGGGAGGAAGGCCATTAGAGGAATAGATGCGGCTGAAATCGGGGCTTTAGCCCTGGCCTCTTCTAATTTCCCATATCAGGAAAAGTTGGCAGCAGGAACGGTAATGGAAGCACTGGGTCTTGATAACAGTATTTTAACCGGACAACACAGCGGTTCAACCATGGCAGGAAGCGAAGCATTTATGGCTGCTTTAGGATTATTGGATCAAAGTGACAAGAAATATGCTTTGGTAATTATCTCTGATGCTCCAGCCACTGATGCAGCTCAGGACATGGACCATGGCCTGGGTGCGGCGGCTTGTGCCCTTTTGCTTGCTCAGGATGAGCCAGGCCTAGAGTTTGAAGGGGTTTCTGCCCATGTGACTGAATCTTTAGGACTTCGCTATCGGCTTCCCGGCGAAACCAATCTCCGGGATATTGGGGTTAAGGCCTATGGCAGTCAGGCATATAATAACACCATGAGTAGTGCAATAACGGGGCTCTTGAATAAGTTAGAACGAAAAGCCGCTGATTATAAGTATGCTGTCCTCCATCAAAATGATATTAAAACAGCTGCAGGTCTGGCCAAAAAGATGGGCTTTAAGGATGAGCAGCTACAGAAAGGTGTTACCTATGACCGGGTCGGGGACAGCGGTGCCTGTTCGCCATTTCTAGGTGTATGTACACTCATGGACAGCATTGGTGCAGGTGAAAAAGTGATAATTTGCTCGTACGGTTCGGGCGGAGGCAGTCAAGCACTTAGTTTTACGTGTACGAAGCAGTTAGCAGGTAAATCTTTTGATGATGATGAAAAGAGATATATTGATTATATTCAATACCTTAAAATCAAAAAGAAACTCTGA
- a CDS encoding Zn-ribbon domain-containing OB-fold protein: protein MGAHISIPMYQRSVSQRYRLVGHKCKHCGRVNFPPKAVCKYCLKGSEFEEVVLSGRGTVYSYTVIAGGGAPPEFAEEARCKGKYPVAIVELEEGPRMIAQLVNLPEAGIEIGMKVEAVFRRIYQEEGVIRYGFKFKPL from the coding sequence ATGGGTGCTCATATATCCATTCCCATGTACCAACGGTCTGTTTCCCAACGTTACCGGCTGGTTGGTCATAAGTGCAAGCACTGCGGCAGGGTTAATTTCCCTCCCAAAGCTGTTTGCAAATACTGCCTTAAAGGCAGTGAATTTGAAGAAGTGGTATTAAGTGGCCGAGGGACCGTCTACTCATATACCGTCATTGCCGGCGGGGGTGCTCCGCCGGAGTTTGCCGAGGAAGCACGCTGTAAAGGAAAATATCCGGTAGCGATTGTGGAACTGGAAGAAGGACCCCGGATGATAGCGCAGCTTGTTAATCTCCCGGAAGCCGGCATTGAAATCGGGATGAAGGTTGAGGCAGTCTTTAGAAGAATTTATCAGGAAGAGGGTGTCATACGGTACGGGTTTAAGTTTAAACCGTTGTAA